From Streptomyces sp. Edi4, one genomic window encodes:
- a CDS encoding TIGR03842 family LLM class F420-dependent oxidoreductase, with amino-acid sequence MDFGLVLQTDPPASAVVGLMRRAERNGFRYGWTFDSSVLWQEPFVIYSRILEHTTKLTVGPMVTNPGTRTWEVTASTFATLNEMYGNRTVCGIGRGDSAMRVAGRKPNTLARLGEAIGVIRDLAEGREAEVDGQRLRLPWVKDGKLPVWMAAYGPKALALAGEKADGFILQLADPYLTEWMVKAVREAAADAGRDPESITICVAAPAYVGDDLAHAREQCRWFGGMVGNHVADLVARYGEHSGLVPEALTEYIKRRQGYDYSHHGRTGNPDTAFVPDEIVDRFCLLGPVQAHIDKLRALRELGVDQFALYAMHDAREAVIDAYGAQVIPALS; translated from the coding sequence ATGGATTTCGGACTCGTCCTCCAGACCGACCCGCCCGCGTCGGCCGTCGTCGGCCTCATGCGGCGCGCGGAACGCAACGGCTTCCGCTACGGCTGGACCTTCGACTCCTCGGTGCTCTGGCAGGAACCGTTCGTCATCTACAGCCGCATCCTGGAACACACCACCAAGCTGACCGTCGGCCCCATGGTGACCAACCCCGGCACCCGCACCTGGGAGGTCACCGCCTCCACTTTCGCCACCCTCAACGAGATGTACGGCAACCGCACGGTGTGCGGCATCGGGCGCGGCGACTCGGCGATGCGAGTGGCGGGACGCAAACCCAACACCCTGGCCAGGCTCGGGGAGGCGATCGGCGTCATCCGCGACCTCGCCGAGGGCCGGGAGGCCGAGGTCGACGGACAGCGCCTGAGGCTGCCGTGGGTCAAGGACGGCAAACTGCCCGTCTGGATGGCCGCGTACGGTCCGAAGGCCCTCGCGCTCGCGGGCGAGAAGGCCGACGGGTTCATCCTTCAGCTCGCCGATCCCTATCTGACGGAGTGGATGGTCAAGGCGGTCCGCGAGGCGGCCGCCGACGCGGGGCGCGACCCGGAGTCCATCACGATCTGTGTCGCCGCGCCGGCCTACGTCGGCGACGACCTGGCCCACGCCCGCGAGCAGTGCCGCTGGTTCGGCGGCATGGTCGGCAACCACGTGGCGGACCTGGTGGCCCGCTACGGCGAGCACTCCGGTCTGGTCCCCGAAGCGCTCACCGAGTACATCAAGCGGCGTCAGGGATACGACTACAGCCACCACGGCAGGACCGGGAACCCCGACACCGCCTTCGTGCCCGACGAGATCGTGGACCGCTTCTGTCTGCTGGGCCCGGTCCAGGCCCACATCGACAAACTGAGGGCGCTGCGCGAACTCGGCGTGGACCAGTTCGCGCTGTACGCCATGCACGACGCGCGCGAGGCGGTCATCGACGCGTACGGCGCGCAGGTCATCCCGGCCCTGAGCTGA
- a CDS encoding stealth conserved region 3 domain-containing protein, with translation MKITFLLTWGDEMGGTEMAVYTQAHHLMSRHQVEVISVFKTRPEPFFEAGRDVPRRYLVDRTGSYERPVRATGLAEQDCRTLASLPSELIKPSWESTFDRLSDIEMTTALGSLDTDVLITTTPALMAAAATLAPSRVVTVHQEHRASQLRGVSGEPLLVYAPRIDALVSLTDRTNDWFADSLGAAAPELVAIPNAVPDGFRPRSDLDSKTIVLAARMTPEKQIDHAVEAFAAIADEHPGWTMRIFGDGPQEVNLRRLVDGFSLHDRVQLMGRSAQMEQEWAKAALAVLPSRNEAFPLVLLEVFAAGVPVVAYDIVTGPAEIIRHGVDGLLVPAADKDALATSMAKLMEDDDTRRAFGAAARTGVRERFGAAEITGRWEELFTRLLARRDDPKRLAERADRIARRVAAGGTRSFNVSAPVSGLADSVDEQKAREVLLQAQDRTGTIVRTAGRLAEVRDDILAPRMAEWNLELATSALDAHNVPYVLLRDAGTSYRVAVEVERRPEALAALATELHGKPVYGELISPNGAVPGAWLAERLRGADDVAGVRVFKPVVTTSRTLRYGPAFGCTVEFWDESGPDEEFPGWRKAPRGSTLVGPRLPDLKGGATLRVGEREHPTDKAYTGRLMNDIDFPIDVVYTWVDDTDPAWQERRDAARRAAGITTAADADHGDVRFRNRDELRYSLRSLAMYAPWVRTIHLVTDDQAPSWLDTSDPRVNLVSHRDIFGDASWLPTFNSHAIESQLHRIEGLSEHFLYLNDDVFIGRPLTPQSFFDSSGNALHFRSPTAVPPSELSDDDEGYFAAAKNNRALLEEMFGRTATHSFLHAPHPLRRSVLQEISEKFPEQVAATAASRFRASSDLSITSSLHHHYGYLTGRSTPSTISCTYVNVGNPQHHTVLSRLLATRNRSVFCIGESANAEVSVEEQDRTLRAFLAAYFPVPSPFEQRR, from the coding sequence ATGAAGATCACTTTCCTGCTCACCTGGGGCGACGAGATGGGCGGCACCGAGATGGCCGTCTACACCCAGGCCCACCATCTGATGTCGCGTCATCAGGTGGAAGTGATCAGCGTCTTCAAGACCCGCCCCGAGCCGTTCTTCGAGGCGGGCCGCGACGTCCCGCGCCGCTACCTCGTGGACCGCACCGGGTCCTACGAGCGCCCCGTGCGCGCCACCGGCCTGGCCGAGCAGGACTGCCGCACCCTGGCGTCCCTGCCGAGCGAGCTGATCAAGCCGTCCTGGGAGTCGACCTTCGACCGGCTCTCCGACATCGAGATGACCACCGCGCTCGGCTCGCTCGACACCGACGTGCTCATCACGACCACCCCCGCCCTGATGGCCGCCGCCGCCACCCTGGCCCCCAGCCGCGTCGTCACGGTCCACCAGGAGCACCGCGCCTCCCAGCTGCGTGGTGTCTCCGGCGAGCCCCTGCTGGTCTACGCGCCCCGCATCGACGCGCTGGTCTCCCTGACCGACCGCACCAACGACTGGTTCGCCGACAGCCTCGGCGCGGCCGCCCCCGAGCTGGTCGCGATACCCAACGCGGTGCCGGACGGCTTCCGTCCGCGCTCGGACCTCGACAGCAAGACCATCGTGCTGGCCGCCCGCATGACACCGGAGAAGCAGATCGACCATGCCGTCGAGGCCTTCGCCGCGATCGCGGACGAGCACCCCGGCTGGACCATGCGGATCTTCGGCGACGGCCCCCAGGAAGTGAATCTGCGCCGTCTGGTCGACGGCTTCTCGCTGCACGACCGCGTCCAGCTCATGGGCCGCTCCGCCCAGATGGAGCAGGAGTGGGCCAAGGCTGCCCTCGCCGTGCTGCCCTCGCGCAACGAGGCCTTCCCGCTGGTGCTGCTCGAGGTCTTCGCGGCGGGCGTGCCCGTGGTCGCGTACGACATCGTCACCGGCCCCGCCGAGATCATCCGCCACGGTGTGGACGGGCTGCTCGTGCCCGCAGCCGACAAGGACGCGCTGGCCACCTCCATGGCCAAGCTGATGGAGGACGACGACACGCGCCGCGCGTTCGGCGCCGCCGCCCGCACGGGCGTGCGCGAACGCTTCGGCGCCGCCGAGATCACCGGCCGCTGGGAAGAGCTCTTCACCCGCCTGCTGGCCCGGCGCGACGACCCCAAGCGGCTCGCCGAGCGCGCCGACCGGATCGCCCGGCGCGTCGCGGCCGGTGGCACCCGCAGCTTCAACGTCAGCGCGCCCGTCAGCGGCCTCGCCGACTCCGTCGACGAGCAGAAGGCCCGCGAGGTACTGCTCCAGGCCCAGGACCGCACCGGCACCATCGTGCGCACCGCGGGCCGCCTGGCCGAGGTCCGTGACGACATCCTGGCTCCCCGCATGGCCGAGTGGAACCTCGAACTCGCCACCTCCGCCCTCGACGCCCACAACGTGCCCTACGTGCTCCTGCGCGACGCCGGCACCTCCTACCGGGTCGCGGTCGAGGTCGAGCGCAGGCCCGAAGCCCTGGCGGCGCTCGCCACCGAACTGCACGGCAAGCCCGTCTACGGCGAACTCATCTCGCCCAACGGCGCGGTGCCCGGCGCCTGGCTCGCCGAACGGCTGCGCGGCGCAGACGACGTGGCGGGGGTGCGCGTCTTCAAGCCGGTCGTCACCACCAGCCGCACCCTGCGCTACGGGCCGGCCTTCGGCTGCACCGTGGAGTTCTGGGACGAGAGCGGACCGGACGAGGAGTTCCCCGGCTGGCGCAAGGCGCCGCGCGGCTCCACCCTGGTCGGGCCCCGCCTTCCCGACCTGAAGGGGGGCGCGACGCTGCGGGTGGGCGAGCGCGAGCACCCCACGGACAAGGCGTACACCGGCCGCCTCATGAACGACATCGACTTCCCCATCGACGTCGTCTACACCTGGGTCGACGACACCGACCCCGCGTGGCAGGAGCGCCGCGACGCCGCGCGCCGCGCGGCCGGCATCACCACGGCCGCCGACGCCGACCACGGCGACGTACGCTTCCGCAACCGCGACGAACTGCGGTACTCCCTGCGGTCGTTGGCCATGTACGCGCCCTGGGTGCGCACCATCCACCTGGTCACCGACGACCAGGCCCCCTCCTGGCTCGACACCAGCGACCCGCGCGTCAACCTGGTCAGCCACCGCGACATCTTCGGCGACGCCAGCTGGCTTCCCACCTTCAACTCCCATGCCATCGAAAGCCAGTTGCACCGCATCGAGGGCCTGTCCGAGCACTTCCTCTACCTCAATGACGACGTGTTCATCGGGCGGCCGCTGACCCCGCAGTCCTTCTTCGACAGCAGCGGCAACGCCCTCCACTTCCGTTCGCCCACCGCCGTGCCGCCGAGCGAGCTCTCCGACGACGACGAGGGTTACTTCGCCGCCGCGAAGAACAACCGGGCGCTGCTTGAGGAGATGTTCGGCCGCACCGCGACCCACAGCTTCCTGCACGCTCCCCACCCGCTGCGGCGCAGCGTCCTTCAGGAGATCAGCGAGAAGTTCCCCGAGCAGGTCGCGGCCACGGCGGCCAGCCGCTTCCGGGCCTCCTCCGACCTGTCCATCACCTCCTCCCTGCACCACCACTACGGGTACCTGACGGGCCGCTCCACGCCCTCGACGATCTCCTGCACCTACGTCAATGTGGGCAACCCCCAGCACCACACGGTCCTGAGCCGTCTGCTGGCCACCCGCAACCGCAGCGTCTTCTGCATCGGCGAGTCGGCCAACGCGGAGGTCTCCGTCGAGGAACAGGACCGCACCTTGCGGGCCTTCCTCGCGGCCTACTTCCCCGTGCCCTCGCCCTTCGAGCAGAGGCGCTGA